The Streptomyces sp. HSG2 genome has a segment encoding these proteins:
- a CDS encoding class I SAM-dependent RNA methyltransferase, protein MHPDENNEPAASLVGDEYEVEVGSVAHGGHCVARTESGRVLFVRHTLPGERVVARVTEGGEGARFLRADAVEILRPAKDRVAPPCPYSGPGRCGGCDWQHVKPGAQRRLKGEVVAEQLLRLARLTPEDVGWDGTVMPAEGDKLPTGEVPRWRTRVQYAVDADGRAGLRRHRSHEVEPIDRCLIAADGIAELGVERHQWPGTASVEAIAAEGSRDRQVILTPRPGARLPLVELDRPVSVLRVGEKDGAIHRVHGRPFVRERADGRTYRVGAGGFWQVHPRAAETLVTAVMQGLLPRKGDMCLDLYCGVGLFAGALADRVGDQGAVLGVESGKRAVEDARHNLADYTRVRVEQGKVESVLPRTGITAVDLVVLDPPRAGAGRKTVEHLVSLGARRVAYVACDPAALARDLGYFRSGGYRVRTLRVFDLFPMTHHVECVAILEPAAKGS, encoded by the coding sequence ATGCACCCAGACGAGAACAACGAGCCTGCGGCGTCCCTGGTGGGCGATGAATACGAGGTCGAGGTCGGCTCCGTCGCGCACGGTGGGCACTGTGTCGCGCGTACGGAGAGCGGTCGGGTGCTGTTCGTGCGGCACACGCTCCCCGGAGAGCGTGTCGTCGCCCGCGTCACCGAGGGCGGGGAAGGCGCCCGCTTTCTGCGGGCGGACGCCGTGGAGATCCTTCGACCGGCCAAGGATCGGGTCGCGCCGCCGTGCCCCTACTCCGGGCCGGGGCGCTGCGGAGGGTGCGACTGGCAGCACGTCAAGCCCGGTGCCCAGCGCCGGCTGAAGGGCGAGGTCGTCGCCGAGCAGCTGCTCCGCTTGGCGCGCCTCACCCCGGAGGACGTCGGGTGGGATGGCACGGTGATGCCGGCCGAGGGGGACAAGCTCCCGACCGGCGAGGTGCCGAGGTGGCGGACGCGCGTGCAGTACGCGGTCGACGCCGACGGCAGGGCCGGCCTGCGGCGGCACCGTTCCCACGAGGTCGAGCCGATCGACCGGTGCTTGATCGCCGCCGACGGGATCGCCGAACTCGGCGTGGAGCGACACCAATGGCCGGGGACGGCATCGGTCGAGGCGATCGCGGCCGAGGGCTCCCGCGACCGTCAGGTCATCCTCACCCCCCGGCCCGGCGCCAGACTGCCCCTCGTCGAGCTGGACCGGCCGGTCTCGGTCCTGCGTGTGGGGGAGAAGGACGGTGCGATCCATCGCGTGCACGGTCGTCCCTTCGTCAGGGAACGCGCGGACGGCCGGACCTACCGGGTGGGTGCCGGCGGATTCTGGCAGGTCCATCCCCGGGCCGCCGAGACACTGGTCACCGCCGTCATGCAGGGGCTCCTGCCCCGCAAGGGCGACATGTGCCTGGACCTGTACTGCGGGGTGGGTCTCTTCGCCGGAGCGCTGGCCGACCGGGTGGGGGACCAGGGTGCGGTGCTGGGCGTCGAGTCCGGTAAGCGCGCGGTGGAGGACGCCCGGCACAACCTGGCCGACTACACGCGTGTCCGGGTCGAGCAGGGCAAGGTGGAATCGGTCCTGCCGCGCACCGGCATCACCGCCGTCGACCTCGTCGTTCTCGACCCGCCGAGGGCGGGAGCCGGGCGGAAGACGGTGGAACATCTGGTCTCGCTGGGCGCGAGGCGCGTCGCCTACGTCGCCTGCGACCCCGCCGCGTTGGCCAGGGACCTCGGATACTTCCGGAGCGGGGGGTACCGAGTCCGGACGCTGCGGGTGTTCGACCTCTTCCCGATGACGCACCATGTGGAGTGCGTCGCGATCCTTGAACCGGCCGCGAAGGGCTCCTGA
- a CDS encoding DUF397 domain-containing protein translates to MSAVGELRWRKSSYSGGAGGECIEVAVSPRVVRVRDSKDVARRGLAVDAEAWTAFVGFAAQ, encoded by the coding sequence CTGAGTGCGGTGGGCGAACTGCGCTGGCGTAAGAGCAGCTACAGTGGTGGGGCTGGGGGAGAGTGCATCGAGGTCGCCGTCAGCCCTCGTGTCGTTCGAGTGCGCGACTCCAAGGACGTAGCTCGTCGCGGCCTTGCGGTAGACGCTGAGGCTTGGACAGCGTTTGTCGGTTTCGCCGCTCAGTGA
- a CDS encoding TIGR02677 family protein, with amino-acid sequence MFRFTTGEKADLYGAVLDAFGVAGEHLETTLGPDAVRERLCLVGWVADVDDGELHDALDRLVKWELLDVVHNHAENYRTAEEYERRNLQYSLTRRGEAALAGVRQALEVLASTGALQTAVLEAIADRLDDLCLLSGEPASADRRIHSTLRELEAHLEALVENTKAFNGELQRLLRAEGADPEVFREVKAATVAYLQEFLVNLDLRGQAVTAAVARVEERGTALLRERALRGAELPPVVGEDHAVDWLESRRARWAGLRAWFLPDDGARPRIEQLHDIARRAIVSLLQVLERINESRRRSSSAVQDFRELARWFAAAPAEEDLHRLWSAAFGLGPARHAHLAHPDPELVPSSRAWSEAPPVAVSALLRTSGRTERFTRTARVRDVRAVRAERAERARAERAELARAWQALETDGPVRLSSFGTLDSAVFERLLDLVGRALAALPDTTGSRRATTGDGRVEIALSPPPDERTAVLRTAKGTLAAPDYVVLITAAGAASPLPRSGAARREAAG; translated from the coding sequence ATGTTCCGGTTCACGACGGGGGAGAAGGCCGATCTGTACGGGGCGGTGCTGGACGCCTTCGGCGTGGCCGGCGAGCATCTCGAAACCACCCTGGGGCCCGACGCGGTACGCGAGCGGCTGTGCCTCGTGGGCTGGGTGGCGGACGTCGACGACGGCGAACTCCACGACGCGCTCGACCGGCTCGTGAAGTGGGAACTCCTCGACGTCGTGCACAACCACGCGGAGAACTACCGCACGGCCGAGGAGTACGAGCGGCGCAACCTCCAGTACTCGCTGACCCGCCGGGGTGAGGCGGCCCTCGCCGGAGTGCGGCAGGCGCTCGAGGTGCTGGCCTCCACGGGGGCGCTGCAGACGGCCGTGCTGGAGGCCATCGCCGACCGCCTGGACGACCTGTGTCTGCTCTCGGGCGAACCCGCCTCCGCCGACCGGCGGATCCACAGCACGTTGCGCGAGCTGGAGGCGCATCTGGAAGCCTTGGTGGAGAACACCAAGGCGTTCAACGGCGAACTGCAGCGTCTCCTGCGCGCCGAGGGCGCGGATCCGGAGGTGTTCCGCGAGGTCAAGGCCGCCACCGTCGCCTACCTCCAGGAGTTCCTGGTCAACCTCGACCTGCGCGGACAGGCGGTCACCGCCGCCGTGGCCCGGGTGGAGGAGCGGGGGACGGCCCTGCTGCGCGAGCGCGCCCTGCGCGGGGCCGAACTTCCCCCGGTGGTCGGTGAGGACCACGCGGTCGACTGGCTGGAGAGCAGGCGGGCGCGCTGGGCGGGCCTGCGGGCGTGGTTCCTGCCGGACGACGGGGCACGGCCGCGGATCGAGCAGCTGCACGACATCGCCCGGCGCGCCATCGTCTCGCTGCTGCAGGTCCTGGAGCGGATCAACGAGTCACGGCGCCGCTCCTCCAGCGCCGTACAGGACTTCCGGGAGCTGGCGCGCTGGTTCGCCGCGGCCCCCGCGGAGGAGGATCTGCACCGGCTGTGGTCGGCGGCCTTCGGACTCGGCCCGGCGCGCCACGCCCACCTCGCCCACCCAGACCCCGAGTTGGTCCCGTCGTCCCGTGCCTGGTCCGAGGCCCCGCCCGTGGCGGTGTCGGCGCTGCTGCGGACCAGCGGACGGACGGAGCGCTTCACCCGCACGGCCAGGGTGCGGGACGTCAGGGCGGTCAGGGCCGAGCGCGCGGAGCGGGCTCGCGCGGAGCGGGCGGAACTCGCGCGTGCCTGGCAGGCGCTGGAGACGGACGGCCCGGTGCGCCTGTCCTCCTTCGGCACACTCGATTCCGCCGTCTTCGAGCGGCTGCTCGACCTGGTGGGCCGTGCCCTGGCCGCCCTGCCCGACACGACCGGCTCACGCCGCGCCACGACGGGGGACGGCCGGGTGGAGATCGCGCTGTCCCCGCCTCCCGACGAGCGCACCGCTGTACTGCGCACGGCCAAGGGCACCCTCGCCGCACCGGACTACGTCGTGCTCATCACGGCGGCCGGCGCGGCGAGCCCCCTCCCGCGGTCCGGCGCCGCGCGGCGGGAGGCAGCCGGATGA
- a CDS encoding AAA domain-containing protein, with protein MTDNDRHALLVGVSTYDSEAYRNLSAVRADLHYMRAVLENTEIGMYNECAVAAEPTRAEMLHAVETFLEARQASETALLYFSGHGEYCEQDGQLYFLTRDTDPADLPGTAVPAEFLERMLQSCRAASELVLLDCCSSGSVVQGWTAKGPAGGPDRPTPSTLLKPTGVYFITASDALQAASAMAPPGSGLGTSRFTGEIVEGLRNGRIKDGGWITPDDLFDYLTAQMTRDGVPEEQRPTKSTIRATRSLPFARSVARPVRLPALSHDATDAARRSPALLKARELAEADERDGVDPQRLLRYYADCLTAQAAAGMRPDRDAGRDKKYFLLAQGEETVQSGRGPHIVAPGSLPRPQNGRGEADGGAGTRQEYWYGYPAITLPSRDGGRGRRATVELAPLLIQQMELAPDENGRDVLRPSGVPSPHTGVVSELLDAGDAADLVARWQPAWQEGNDAQMLRAVRELLEELGLPELEPLDPSALSDRTVMRALRPGAHNAAVLLVPSGAEAMATQALVDNLLAISTRTTQITGTALDALLDGGARQAPATTAASANPVTPVAPGPCNESQEQVIASAMSRPLTVATGPPGTGKSEVVTAVVTTCVAAGQSVLVASTNNEAVNVVAERCDDIAPGLLMRTGNAEALEREAAKLERLLAEPVPAPRRGSATVGGELRNTRDTADRLRAEAAHRVGEETRLLELLGDREERAAELELPLPLLEGAWAADTDGPAALGRWADRARKTCGARWWQLGTWRRRRALAALVSAGTEHPEGAAPAWPEWAAARPVPPGLLESLADIVAVEREVRELVRGQREWDEDGLKLSRPATAEALSGLAAELSRALSAEALDRAAGLMNQRLQALRRRSGYQRSQKNLMTRIRGWAVSTHSVRQMELTPKLFDLVVIDEASQCSIPSVLPLLFRARRALIIGDPMQLGHIPGVSPQQERQARTRAGLSAAQLEHHRLTYHVYSSYHAAEQHGEGALLLDEHYRCHPRIADVVNSHCYGGRLRVLTDVRRQVPGHDPVGAADPAPVLGWVDVPSGASARGGDGRSWRNAAEAEAVRRVVDGLLAGLPADATVGVVTPFRAQKEKLARIWRDDDRVRVGTVHTFQGGQRDVMVLSPVAAHNTPPRTTHWVASQVNLWNVAITRAKSQLVTVGCHAFWQEQSGLPALLAARSAPLGAGDGGTAAEAGPPGPVGEAREDLTDRLQRYLTGRGVTDLERAVPVGGHPVDLLFTDAGRNTAVLIDPGPRPGEDPARHLRLTHARGDLLTGLPSGGHGAKPGPVTRTVRVPAWRIMAGETALAPLFD; from the coding sequence ATGACCGACAACGACCGCCACGCGTTACTCGTCGGTGTCTCCACGTACGACAGCGAGGCGTACCGGAACCTCTCGGCGGTGCGGGCCGACCTGCACTACATGCGGGCCGTGCTGGAGAACACCGAGATCGGCATGTACAACGAGTGCGCGGTGGCCGCCGAGCCGACGCGCGCGGAGATGCTGCACGCCGTCGAGACGTTCCTGGAAGCCCGGCAGGCCAGTGAGACCGCGCTGCTCTACTTCAGCGGGCACGGGGAGTACTGCGAGCAGGACGGCCAGCTGTACTTCCTGACCCGCGACACCGACCCCGCCGACCTGCCGGGTACGGCGGTGCCGGCGGAGTTCCTGGAGCGGATGCTCCAGTCCTGCCGGGCCGCCTCCGAACTGGTGCTGCTGGACTGCTGCTCCAGCGGTTCCGTCGTCCAGGGCTGGACCGCCAAGGGCCCGGCGGGGGGACCGGACCGGCCCACGCCGAGCACCCTGCTGAAGCCGACCGGCGTGTACTTCATCACCGCGTCGGACGCCCTCCAGGCGGCCTCCGCGATGGCGCCGCCCGGGTCGGGCCTCGGCACCTCCCGGTTCACCGGGGAGATCGTCGAAGGGCTGCGCAACGGCCGGATCAAGGACGGCGGCTGGATCACCCCGGACGACCTCTTCGACTACCTGACCGCCCAGATGACCCGCGACGGCGTTCCGGAGGAGCAGCGGCCCACCAAGTCCACGATCAGGGCCACCCGGAGCCTCCCCTTCGCCCGGTCGGTGGCCCGGCCCGTACGCCTGCCCGCGCTCTCCCACGACGCCACCGACGCCGCCCGGCGCTCCCCCGCGCTGCTGAAGGCCCGGGAACTGGCCGAGGCGGACGAACGGGACGGCGTCGACCCGCAGCGGCTGCTGCGGTACTACGCGGACTGCCTCACCGCGCAGGCGGCGGCCGGAATGCGGCCCGACCGGGACGCCGGCCGTGACAAGAAGTACTTCCTGCTGGCCCAGGGCGAGGAGACCGTCCAGTCGGGCCGCGGACCGCACATCGTCGCACCCGGATCCCTGCCCCGGCCCCAGAACGGGCGGGGCGAGGCGGACGGCGGGGCGGGGACACGACAGGAGTACTGGTACGGGTATCCGGCTATCACGCTCCCCTCGCGTGACGGGGGCCGGGGGCGGCGCGCGACGGTCGAACTGGCGCCGCTGCTCATCCAGCAGATGGAACTGGCGCCGGACGAGAACGGCCGGGACGTGCTGCGGCCCAGCGGCGTGCCGTCCCCGCACACCGGGGTCGTCTCGGAACTCCTGGACGCGGGCGACGCCGCCGACCTGGTCGCCCGCTGGCAGCCGGCCTGGCAGGAGGGCAACGACGCCCAGATGCTGCGCGCCGTCCGGGAGTTGCTGGAGGAGCTGGGGCTGCCGGAACTCGAACCGCTGGACCCGTCCGCGCTCAGCGACCGCACGGTCATGCGGGCGCTGCGGCCCGGCGCGCACAACGCGGCCGTGCTGCTGGTGCCGTCCGGTGCGGAGGCCATGGCCACCCAGGCGCTCGTGGACAACCTGCTGGCGATCTCCACCCGGACCACGCAGATCACCGGCACCGCCCTGGACGCGCTGCTGGACGGCGGGGCCCGGCAGGCGCCGGCCACGACGGCCGCCTCGGCGAACCCGGTGACCCCCGTCGCTCCGGGGCCGTGCAACGAGAGCCAGGAACAGGTGATCGCCTCGGCGATGAGCCGGCCGCTGACGGTGGCGACGGGGCCGCCCGGCACCGGCAAGAGCGAGGTCGTCACGGCGGTCGTCACCACCTGCGTCGCCGCGGGACAGTCGGTGCTGGTCGCCTCCACCAACAACGAGGCCGTGAACGTCGTCGCCGAGCGCTGCGACGACATCGCGCCCGGCCTGCTGATGCGGACGGGCAACGCGGAGGCGCTGGAGCGGGAGGCCGCCAAGCTGGAGCGGCTGCTCGCCGAACCGGTTCCGGCACCGCGCCGCGGATCGGCCACCGTCGGCGGTGAACTGCGCAACACCCGGGACACGGCCGACCGGCTGAGGGCGGAAGCGGCACACCGCGTCGGTGAGGAGACGCGGCTGCTGGAACTGCTCGGCGACCGGGAGGAACGGGCGGCCGAACTGGAGCTGCCCCTGCCCCTCCTCGAAGGGGCCTGGGCTGCGGACACGGACGGCCCGGCAGCCCTGGGCCGGTGGGCGGACCGGGCCCGGAAGACGTGCGGCGCCCGCTGGTGGCAGCTGGGCACATGGCGGCGCCGCCGTGCGCTCGCCGCGCTGGTCTCGGCGGGCACGGAGCACCCCGAGGGGGCCGCGCCCGCGTGGCCGGAGTGGGCGGCGGCACGACCCGTGCCGCCCGGGTTGCTGGAGTCCCTGGCCGACATCGTGGCCGTGGAGCGGGAGGTGCGCGAACTCGTCCGCGGGCAGAGGGAATGGGACGAGGACGGACTCAAGCTGTCCCGGCCGGCGACGGCGGAGGCGCTGTCCGGCCTGGCGGCGGAACTGTCCCGCGCGCTGTCCGCAGAGGCCCTCGACCGGGCCGCCGGTCTCATGAACCAGCGGCTCCAGGCGCTCCGCCGCCGCTCCGGCTACCAGCGCAGCCAGAAGAACCTGATGACGCGCATCCGGGGATGGGCCGTCAGCACCCACTCGGTGCGGCAGATGGAACTCACCCCGAAGCTGTTCGATCTCGTCGTCATCGACGAGGCCAGCCAGTGCTCGATCCCGTCGGTGCTGCCGCTGTTGTTCCGGGCGCGGCGGGCACTGATCATCGGCGACCCCATGCAGCTCGGACACATCCCCGGAGTGTCACCGCAGCAGGAACGGCAGGCGCGGACGCGGGCGGGGCTGAGCGCCGCGCAACTGGAACACCACCGCCTCACCTACCACGTGTACTCCTCGTACCACGCGGCCGAACAGCACGGCGAGGGCGCGCTGCTCCTCGACGAGCACTACCGCTGCCACCCGCGGATCGCGGACGTCGTCAACAGCCACTGCTACGGCGGCCGGTTGCGGGTGCTGACCGACGTGCGGCGGCAGGTGCCGGGACACGATCCGGTGGGAGCGGCCGACCCGGCACCGGTGCTCGGCTGGGTCGACGTACCGTCCGGGGCGTCGGCGCGCGGCGGCGACGGGCGGTCCTGGCGGAACGCGGCGGAGGCGGAGGCCGTGCGGCGCGTGGTCGACGGTCTGCTGGCGGGACTTCCGGCGGACGCGACGGTGGGGGTGGTCACGCCGTTCCGGGCGCAGAAGGAGAAACTGGCCCGGATCTGGCGGGACGACGACCGGGTCCGGGTCGGCACCGTCCACACCTTCCAGGGCGGACAGCGTGACGTGATGGTGCTCAGCCCGGTGGCCGCGCACAACACACCACCCCGGACCACACACTGGGTCGCGAGCCAGGTCAACCTGTGGAACGTGGCGATCACCCGGGCCAAATCGCAGCTGGTCACCGTGGGCTGCCACGCCTTCTGGCAGGAGCAGAGCGGGCTGCCGGCCCTCCTCGCCGCACGCTCGGCACCACTCGGAGCGGGCGACGGCGGCACCGCGGCCGAGGCCGGCCCGCCCGGCCCGGTGGGCGAGGCGCGCGAGGACCTCACCGACCGCCTCCAGCGGTATCTGACCGGACGGGGCGTCACCGATCTGGAGCGGGCCGTGCCGGTGGGCGGACACCCGGTGGACCTGCTGTTCACCGACGCCGGCCGGAACACGGCGGTGCTGATCGACCCCGGTCCGAGGCCCGGCGAGGATCCCGCACGACACCTCCGGCTCACCCATGCGCGAGGCGACCTGCTCACCGGACTGCCCTCCGGGGGCCACGGTGCCAAGCCCGGCCCGGTGACCCGGACGGTGCGGGTGCCCGCCTGGCGGATCATGGCGGGCGAGACCGCGCTGGCGCCGCTGTTCGACTGA
- a CDS encoding ATP-binding protein: MNSRISTPRVHTPGAEAETAHPPHEFAMAFTSSPRGARLARGLVSHQLDTWGHPYGGRVNETLTLISAELAANAVRHGHVAGRDFHVRLVHRTDTVRVEVTDTRTERVPPLSDTEPPGDAETGRGLLIVAGLATRWAVAPRDGAPGKTVWAELRLP, from the coding sequence ATGAACAGCCGAATCTCCACCCCCCGGGTGCACACCCCCGGCGCCGAGGCCGAAACGGCCCACCCCCCGCACGAGTTCGCGATGGCGTTCACCTCCTCCCCGCGCGGCGCCCGCCTGGCCCGCGGACTGGTCTCGCACCAGCTCGACACCTGGGGGCACCCGTACGGGGGCCGGGTCAACGAAACCCTCACGTTGATCTCCGCCGAGCTGGCCGCCAACGCCGTACGGCACGGGCACGTCGCCGGACGGGACTTCCACGTCCGGCTCGTCCACCGCACCGACACCGTGCGCGTCGAGGTCACCGACACCCGGACCGAACGCGTCCCTCCGCTCTCCGACACGGAACCGCCGGGCGACGCGGAGACCGGGCGGGGTCTGCTGATCGTCGCCGGACTGGCGACCCGCTGGGCCGTCGCGCCGCGTGACGGCGCGCCGGGCAAGACGGTCTGGGCGGAACTGCGCCTGCCGTAG
- a CDS encoding beta family protein: protein MSGPLYVPVLPTKPHAAGAVRGLWPEVRAAIRPLWNLPPLPGVAPETVATVVGTYVDPASAVSRHGGWVDAPFGEDSQTAALAEALSVYSEWGRLRPVTGPERPRAQQAAAVEAARRSLRGLGVRVRVTGEWNGHLGEAVRGLLDGTGSEVAVDLLLDMGAVLDDRPDAGKEALRALDTLMPLAVWRSATLLGGGFPRVSADMLDEGPHDESRAEWRMWHEVRAAGRAYAPLLGYGDYGVQPPSALAQAPAPGRQGGPPWGVLRYTTDGSYVVVRTLTRGPDRIAVNRAAALRITELPEFRGARAGQGEEWLSDCANGPLSVSEGVGGPTEWLRAGNLQHMTYVVRSLPGG, encoded by the coding sequence ATGTCCGGACCGCTCTATGTTCCCGTTCTGCCGACGAAGCCGCACGCGGCCGGCGCCGTCCGGGGCCTGTGGCCGGAGGTCCGGGCCGCGATCAGGCCGCTGTGGAACCTCCCGCCGTTGCCCGGGGTGGCTCCGGAGACGGTGGCGACTGTGGTCGGCACGTACGTCGATCCGGCGAGTGCCGTGAGCCGTCACGGAGGGTGGGTCGACGCGCCCTTCGGCGAGGACTCCCAGACGGCCGCCCTCGCCGAAGCCCTGTCCGTGTACAGCGAGTGGGGGCGGCTGCGGCCGGTCACCGGGCCCGAAAGGCCCCGGGCACAGCAGGCGGCGGCCGTGGAGGCGGCCCGGCGCTCCCTGCGCGGACTGGGTGTCCGGGTGCGGGTCACGGGGGAGTGGAACGGTCACCTCGGGGAGGCGGTCCGGGGGCTGCTCGACGGGACCGGTTCCGAGGTGGCCGTGGATCTGCTGCTCGACATGGGCGCGGTCCTCGACGACCGGCCCGACGCGGGCAAGGAGGCGCTGCGCGCCCTCGACACGCTGATGCCGTTGGCGGTCTGGCGGAGCGCCACTCTGCTCGGGGGAGGCTTTCCCCGAGTCAGCGCCGACATGCTGGACGAAGGGCCACACGACGAGTCGCGGGCGGAGTGGCGCATGTGGCACGAGGTGCGCGCCGCGGGCAGGGCCTATGCCCCGCTGCTCGGTTACGGCGACTACGGGGTGCAGCCGCCGAGTGCCCTCGCGCAGGCCCCGGCCCCCGGAAGGCAGGGCGGCCCGCCCTGGGGTGTGCTCCGCTACACCACCGACGGTTCGTACGTCGTCGTCAGGACGTTGACCCGGGGGCCCGACCGGATCGCCGTCAACCGAGCCGCTGCCCTCCGGATCACTGAGCTGCCCGAGTTCCGGGGAGCGCGGGCCGGACAGGGCGAGGAATGGCTCAGCGACTGCGCGAACGGCCCGCTCTCGGTCAGCGAGGGGGTGGGCGGGCCCACGGAGTGGCTGCGGGCCGGCAACCTCCAGCACATGACGTACGTCGTGCGGAGCCTGCCCGGCGGCTGA
- a CDS encoding TIGR02678 family protein: MSTLANQLAAAEREQVARAIRLLLARPLLTEATDPAGFELVRRRREPLAQWFDYTCGWSLVVEPRRGYARLTKVRADPDGSRPARRARSGRAPFDRRRYVLLCVTAAELLSLPMTTIGMLADRVVRATSADLALTAFDPVHKPERMAFVDVLKLLESYDVLRAVDGTTEAYLASAEAKVLYRVDTTLLMRLPAAPVGASRLAVPPDEVPARFGELLTGLVRERRYGGAVADGTTDEGDGERAATDAQRNLRLRHSVLRRLFDDPVLYRTDLTDDELAYITSLTGRRILRRSVEQAGFLLEERAEGFLLVDADGLATDVRFPDDTSTARVAALLLLEPLCAAPAGLLPEQLAEAGADLLRRFPRWARAYQSEDGAARLSDDAVRVLRDVGLARPAGGRVVACPAAYRYRLTETTGPDRDDKPGPEGDAAAPPTAGGTAAEGDAAEGDEQ; the protein is encoded by the coding sequence ATGAGCACCCTCGCCAACCAACTCGCCGCCGCGGAAAGGGAGCAGGTCGCCCGGGCCATCCGTCTCCTGCTGGCCCGGCCTCTGCTGACCGAGGCCACCGACCCGGCCGGCTTCGAACTGGTACGCCGCCGTCGCGAGCCGCTGGCCCAGTGGTTCGACTACACCTGCGGCTGGAGCCTGGTGGTGGAACCGCGCCGCGGCTACGCCCGCCTCACCAAGGTCCGCGCCGACCCGGACGGCTCCCGCCCGGCCCGCAGGGCGCGTTCCGGACGGGCCCCGTTCGACCGCCGGCGATACGTCCTGCTGTGCGTGACCGCCGCCGAGCTGCTGTCGCTGCCGATGACCACCATCGGCATGCTCGCCGACCGTGTGGTGCGGGCCACGTCGGCCGACCTGGCACTGACCGCGTTCGACCCGGTGCACAAGCCGGAGCGGATGGCGTTCGTCGACGTCCTGAAACTGTTGGAGTCGTACGACGTGCTCCGCGCGGTCGACGGGACCACCGAGGCGTATCTCGCGTCAGCCGAGGCGAAGGTCCTCTACCGGGTGGACACCACCCTGCTGATGCGGCTGCCCGCCGCACCCGTCGGCGCCTCCCGGCTCGCGGTCCCCCCGGACGAGGTGCCCGCGCGGTTCGGGGAACTCCTCACCGGTCTGGTGCGCGAGCGCCGGTACGGCGGCGCGGTCGCCGACGGCACGACGGACGAGGGGGACGGCGAGAGAGCCGCCACGGATGCCCAACGCAACCTGAGGTTGCGCCACTCGGTGCTGCGCCGCCTCTTCGACGACCCCGTGCTGTACCGGACGGACCTCACCGACGACGAGCTTGCGTACATCACCTCCCTGACCGGACGCCGGATCCTGCGCCGCTCGGTCGAGCAGGCCGGTTTCCTCCTGGAGGAACGAGCCGAGGGCTTCCTCCTCGTGGACGCGGACGGGCTGGCCACCGACGTCCGCTTCCCCGACGACACGTCCACCGCCAGGGTCGCCGCGCTGCTCCTCCTGGAGCCGCTGTGCGCCGCGCCCGCCGGACTGCTGCCCGAGCAGCTCGCCGAGGCCGGAGCGGATCTGCTGCGCCGCTTCCCGCGGTGGGCGAGGGCTTACCAGTCCGAGGACGGCGCGGCCCGGCTGTCCGACGACGCCGTACGCGTACTGCGTGACGTCGGACTGGCCCGCCCGGCCGGGGGCCGCGTCGTCGCGTGCCCCGCCGCGTACCGCTACCGCCTGACGGAGACGACTGGCCCGGACCGGGACGACAAGCCCGGACCGGAAGGGGACGCCGCCGCCCCTCCGACCGCAGGCGGCACGGCTGCCGAGGGCGACGCGGCAGAAGGAGACGAGCAGTGA
- a CDS encoding helix-turn-helix transcriptional regulator, which translates to MSEPARLVDGVSGVGEGEERMSESEAGSGSGVLRVFGRQLKRFRLRAGMDRPEFGSLTGYSVSTIAAYEQGRRVPPPRFIDQADEVLDAGGVLQEMKEEVARAQYPAFFRDAARLEGEAVELWVYATQAVPGLLQTEEYMRAVFGMWRPLLDEETLEQRVVARLARQSVFERKPTPLLSFVIDEAVVRRPLGGWSVMRGQLEQLMLVGAYRNVEIQIMPLNREDNAGVDGPFTLLYRAGGDQVAYLEAQGRSTMVSDQREVQGIASRYGIIRAQALTPRESMAFVEKLLGEV; encoded by the coding sequence ATGAGTGAACCGGCGCGGCTGGTGGACGGGGTGTCCGGGGTCGGCGAGGGTGAGGAGCGGATGTCGGAGTCGGAGGCCGGCTCCGGCTCCGGGGTCCTGCGGGTCTTCGGGCGGCAGTTGAAGCGGTTCCGGTTGCGGGCGGGCATGGATCGGCCCGAGTTCGGCTCGCTGACGGGGTACTCGGTGTCGACCATCGCCGCGTACGAGCAGGGACGCCGGGTGCCGCCGCCGAGGTTCATCGACCAGGCGGACGAGGTGCTGGACGCGGGCGGGGTCCTCCAGGAGATGAAGGAGGAGGTGGCTCGGGCGCAGTATCCGGCGTTCTTCCGGGACGCGGCGAGGCTGGAGGGGGAGGCGGTTGAGCTGTGGGTGTACGCGACACAGGCTGTGCCCGGGCTGCTTCAGACGGAGGAGTACATGCGGGCGGTGTTCGGCATGTGGCGTCCGTTGCTTGACGAGGAGACCTTGGAGCAGCGGGTCGTGGCCCGTCTCGCGCGCCAGAGTGTCTTCGAGCGCAAGCCGACCCCTCTGCTGAGCTTCGTCATCGACGAGGCTGTTGTGCGACGGCCGTTGGGCGGCTGGTCGGTCATGCGTGGTCAGCTGGAGCAGCTGATGTTGGTCGGCGCGTACCGGAACGTCGAGATCCAGATCATGCCGCTCAACCGCGAGGACAACGCAGGCGTGGACGGGCCGTTCACCTTGTTGTACCGCGCTGGTGGCGATCAAGTGGCTTACCTGGAAGCGCAGGGACGCAGCACAATGGTCAGCGACCAGCGGGAGGTCCAGGGGATCGCTTCGCGGTACGGCATCATCCGTGCGCAGGCTCTCACTCCGCGCGAGTCAATGGCCTTCGTTGAGAAGCTGCTTGGAGAGGTGTGA